ACAAACTGGCGGACATCGTCAAGGACGAGGATCTGTCCAGATATATTCTGTAGGGGCGACGCATGCGTCGCCCTAAGTAACGCATGCGTCGCCCTAAGCAAGGCATGCGTCGCGCCCGGGCCAGGCATGCCTTGCCCCCACACCCCAACCACAAGCCACGGATTGCCCGACATGCAGGAACTCATCGCCAAAGCCAACGTTCTGCTTGAAGCCCTGCCCTGGATCAAGCGCTTCTCCGGTGCCACCATCGTCATCAAATATGGCGGCAACGCCATGGTTGAGGAGCACCTTAAGGAGAGCTTCGCCCAGGATATCATCCTCATGAAGTTCATCGGTCTCAACCCCGTCGTGGTGCACGGCGGCGGGCCGCAGATCGGCAAGCTGCTCGCGGCGCTGGGCAAAGAGTCGCATTTTGTGCAGGGCATGCGGGTCACTGATCGCGAAACCATGGACGTCGTAGAAATGGTTCTCGGCGGCCAGGTCAACAAGGAAATCGTCAACAACATCAACCGCCACGGCGGCAAGGCGGTGGGTCTCACCGGCAAGGACGGCCGCCTGATCATCGCGCGCAAAATGGAGATGACCCAGATCAACCCCGACACCCTGACTCCGGAGATCATCGACATCGGGCACGTCGGCGAGGTCGAGAGCGTCAATCCTTCCATCATCGAAGCACTGGAAAAAAGCAATTTCATTCCCGTCATCGCTCCTATCGGCGTCGGCCTCAGCGGCGAGACTTACAACATCAACGCCGACCTGGTTGCGGGTCGCATCGCCGGCGCCCTGCGCGCCGAAAAACTCATCCTGCTTACCGATGTGGAGGGCGTCAAGGATCGGGACGGGCGGCTTATTTCAACCATCGACATAGATCGCGTGCCCGACCTGATCAACAACGGCACCATCACCGGAGGCATGATCCCCAAGCTCAACTGCTGCGTTGATGCCGTCGAAGAAGGCGTCCACAAGGCTCATATCATCGACGGTCGCATGGAACACGCCTGCCTGCTGGAAATCTTCACCGATCAGGGCGTCGGAACCGCCGTGGCGAGGTTCGCAAAATGAATAATTCCGCGCAATGGATCGAAAGAGCCGACCGGCATATCGCCAGAACCTACGGTCGCTACCCTCTGGTGGCGGCGCGCGGCAAAGGCTGCCGGCTATGGGACGTGGACGGCAAGAGCTACCTTGATTTTCTCGCCGGCGTCGCAGTCAACAACCTCGGCCACTGCCACCCCAAGGTGGTCAAGGCCCTGCAGGAGCAGGCCGCGCAATTGCTGCATGTTTCCAACTATTTCCATATCCCGGCGCAGATTGAACTGGCCGAAATTCTCTGTCGCCATTCCTTTGGCGACCGGGTATTCTTCTGCAATTCGGGGGCGGAGGCCAACGAAGCGGCCATGAAACTGGTGCGCAAATACAGCCGTGAGGCCCATGGAGAAAACCGCTTCGAGGTGATCACCGCCCTGGCCTCCTTTCACGGCCGCACCATCGGCACCATCGCCGCCACCGGCCAGGACAAGGTCCGAGTCGGCTTTGAACCGGTGGTGCCGGGTTTCAAATATGTGCCTTTCGGCGACATTCACGCCCTGCGCGCCGCAATCTCGCCCAATACCTGTGCCGTCATGCTCGAGCCGGTCCAGGGGGAAGGTGGAGTCAACCTGCCGCCTGCAGGCTATCTGCAGGCCGTGCGGGAACTTTGCGATGAAAAAGGGCTACTGCTGGTGTTTGACGAAGTGCAGGTCGGCTGCGGCCGCACCGGCAGCCTTTTTGCCTACGAGCAGGAAGGGGTCGAACCCGACATCATGACCCTGGCCAAAGCCCTGGCGGGGGGGCCGCCCATCGGTGCCATGATTTACCGGGAAAAATTTGTCGACAGCCTGGGTCCCGGCACCCACGGTTCGACCTTCGGCGGCAATCCCCTGATGACCGCCGCCGGCATCGCGGCCATGACGACCCTCCTCGAAGACGGCGTCCTCGACAACTGCCGGGCCATGGGCGCTTATCTGGCAGAGCGACTCGCAGAGTTCAAGAAGCGCTATGCCTTCGTCGTCGAGGTGCGCGGACGCGGCCTCATTTACGGCATGGAACTCTCCATTGAAGGTGGCGACATCGTGAAGCAATGCCTGGAGCGCGGCCTGTTGCTCAACTGCACCATGGGCAAGATTCTGCGCTTTCTGCCGCCGCTGATCGTGACCCGGGAAGAAATCGACGAGGCACTGGATATCCTCGACGGCGTCTTGCGGGAAATCTAAAAAATCTCTCACCGCAGACAGCGCCGAGTACG
The DNA window shown above is from Geoalkalibacter ferrihydriticus DSM 17813 and carries:
- a CDS encoding acetylornithine transaminase, translating into MNNSAQWIERADRHIARTYGRYPLVAARGKGCRLWDVDGKSYLDFLAGVAVNNLGHCHPKVVKALQEQAAQLLHVSNYFHIPAQIELAEILCRHSFGDRVFFCNSGAEANEAAMKLVRKYSREAHGENRFEVITALASFHGRTIGTIAATGQDKVRVGFEPVVPGFKYVPFGDIHALRAAISPNTCAVMLEPVQGEGGVNLPPAGYLQAVRELCDEKGLLLVFDEVQVGCGRTGSLFAYEQEGVEPDIMTLAKALAGGPPIGAMIYREKFVDSLGPGTHGSTFGGNPLMTAAGIAAMTTLLEDGVLDNCRAMGAYLAERLAEFKKRYAFVVEVRGRGLIYGMELSIEGGDIVKQCLERGLLLNCTMGKILRFLPPLIVTREEIDEALDILDGVLREI
- the argB gene encoding acetylglutamate kinase, with the translated sequence MQELIAKANVLLEALPWIKRFSGATIVIKYGGNAMVEEHLKESFAQDIILMKFIGLNPVVVHGGGPQIGKLLAALGKESHFVQGMRVTDRETMDVVEMVLGGQVNKEIVNNINRHGGKAVGLTGKDGRLIIARKMEMTQINPDTLTPEIIDIGHVGEVESVNPSIIEALEKSNFIPVIAPIGVGLSGETYNINADLVAGRIAGALRAEKLILLTDVEGVKDRDGRLISTIDIDRVPDLINNGTITGGMIPKLNCCVDAVEEGVHKAHIIDGRMEHACLLEIFTDQGVGTAVARFAK